Below is a window of Arthrobacter sp. SLBN-112 DNA.
ACCGACGAAGGCCCGGGCGTCCTGATAGCGGGCCGGGCCGCGGACACCGGGGGATGGGATCACTTTGCACACTAAGGTTGCCGCCAACGCGCTTGCGATGAAGAGGTGGCTGGGCAAGGCGGAAACTGCCCTGGGAAACCACAGCGACCGGCTCAACGCCATCAACATCTTCCCGGGTGGCTGACGGTGATACCGGCACCAACCTCTACCTCACCGTCCGCGCCGCTGCCCGTTCCCTGGTGCTCGCGGACGACCAGCCGGCTCCGGTGGATGTCGGGGAAGTCCTCGCCATGGCGGGGCAGGCGGCCATGGAAGAAGCCAGGGGAAACTCCGGAACCCTTTTCTCCGTTTTCCTGTGCGCAGCGGCCGAGCCCCTGGCCGGTCACACCCGGGTGACGTCCACACTGCTGTCGGCCGCATTGAACCGCGCCCAGATCCGCGCCTGGTCTGCCCTCAGTGATCCCGTTCCGGGAACCATGCTTTCCGTCATGGAGGCAGCCGCCCGGGCCGCTGCCGCCGTGGACGCCGCACAGGACGGCGACGACAGCAACCATGCGCTGGGACTAGCCCTCGACGCGGCGGTGGAGGGGGCCCTGGCTGCGGTGATCCACACCGAGGAACAGCTCGATGCCCTGCAGTCCGCCCACGTCGTGGACGCCGGTGGCGTGGGAATGCTGCTTATCCTCGACTGCCTTCGCTCGGCGGTCCTGGGTGAAGAACTGCAGAATGAACTCCTCGACGGCCTGCATGGCTACGACGTCTCCGATCCCCACATCCACACCGCCATGCCTGACGCCGATGGCGTGGAAGTCATGTGCACCATCACTCTCTCCCCGTTGAACGCCGCCACCCTGCGGCAGCGGCTTGACGAGATTGGCGAGTCCGTCATCATGAGCCAGGTGGGCAGCGGCGCGGACCCTGACGGGAACTACCGGTGGCGGGTGCATGTGCATGTTCCGCATCCGGACCAGGCTGTCGCCATCATCAGGTCTCTGGGCGAACCGTCCCAGATCAGTGTCAGCGAACTCGCGCTGCCCCGGGACCCGGACATGGACGCAGTGAACACCGGCGGGCATGAACGCTGAGCTCGACCTCGCCTTGGAGCGGCGCATCGGGAAGCGTTCCGCAGCGGTCATCGAGAAACATCTCGGTATCACCACGGTCGACGGGCTCCTGAACTATTTCCCGCGCCGCTACATGAGCCGCGGTGAGTTGACCCCCATCAGCGAGCTGCCGCTGGACGAGGACGTCACCTTGATCGCCAGGGTGCTTTCCAGCAGTACCCGCTCTATGCAGGCCCGCCGCGGCACCATCACCGATGTCATAGTCTCCGACGATGACGGCCAGCAGGGGCTCCGACTGGTGGGCGGCCGTGACTTCCGCGGCAAGGTGCCCGGCACCCTCAAGATCAGCTTCTTCAACGGGTACAAAGCCAAAACCGAACTCCTGCAGGGGCGACGCGCCCTGTTTTCCGGAAAGGTCACCAGTTTCAAGGGACAGCTGGGCCTGACCAACCCGGACTTCCAGTTGGTGGACGAAGATCCCTTCAGCGACAGTGGCCAGGACCCGGAGAAGCTCGCGGCCATGCCCATTCCGGTGTACCCGGCCACGGCCAAACTCCCGAGCTGGAAGATCCAGAAGACCATCGCCACCCTCCTGGAAACACTCGACCTTGACGCGCTGCCGGACCCGGTACCCGCCGAGGTTTCCGCCCGCGAAGGGTTCCTGCCGGTCTCCGAGGCCTACCGTTTGATCCACGCTCCCGAGTCCGCCGATGACTGGCGCAGGGCGCGGGACCGCCTCCGCTACCACGAGGCCCTGGTGCTCCAGTCGGCGCTGGCACGGCGCCGGGCCCAGCTCGCGGCCGAGGAAGCCACCGCCCGGCGACCGGTAGGCGACGGCGTCCTGGCCTCCTTTGACCGCAACCTGCCGTTCGCGCTCACGGCCGGCCAATCCGCCGTCGGCAAAACCCTCGCGGCGGAACTGGCACGCGACACCCCCATGAACCGGCTGCTGCAGGGCGAAGTGGGTTCCGGGAAGACCGTCGTGGCGCTGCGGGCCATGCTGCAGGTGATCGATGCGGGCGGGCAGTCTGCACTCCTGGCCCCTACCGAAGTGCTCGCGGCCCAGCATTTTGATTCCATCCGGCGAAGCCTTGGGCCGCTCTCCGGTGACGGCCTCCTGGGCGGCCTGGCCGGCGGAAACGGCAACTCGGTGCAGGTCACGCTGCTGACGGGCTCGATGCCCACCGCGGCGCGCAGGCAAGCCATGCTCGACGCCGCCTCCGGGACGGCGGGAATCATCATCGGCACCCACGCATTGCTGAGCGACAACGTGTCCTTCTACGACCTCGGACTCATCGTGGTGGACGAACAACACCGTTTCGGCGTGGAACAGCGTGACGCCTTGCGGGCCAAGGCGCGCAAGCCGCCGCACCTGCTGGTTATGACCGCCACCCCCATCCCGCGGACCGTTGCCATGACTGTTTTTGGGGACCTGGAGACGTCCACCCTCAGTGAATTGCCCCAGGGCCGGGCCCCGATCACCACGCACCTCGTGGGGCTCGCGGAGAACCCCGCCTGGGCGGCGCGGATCTGGGCGCGTGCTCGCGAGGAGATCGACGCCGGGCGCCAGGTGTACGTGGTCTGTCCCAAGATCGGGACGGACGACGACGGCGACTTCAGCCCCGGCGAGGCCGCACCTCCGGGGGCGGAGGGAGAGGAAGGGCGGGAGCTCGCGTCCGTCACCGCCGTCGTGGACCACTTGCTGGCCGAGCCTTCGCTGGCGGGGGTGCCGCTTGCCCCGCTGCACGGACGCCAGGAACCGGACCTGAAGACCGGGACGATGGCCGGCTTCACCGCCAACCGGATCAAGCTGCTCGTCTCCACCACCGTGATCGAAGTCGGGGTGGATGTGCACAACGCCACCTTGATGGTCATCCTGGACGCTGACAGGTTCGGGATCTCGCAGCTGCACCAACTTCGGGGGCGCGTTGGCCGTGGCGGACTGCCCGGGACCTGCCTGCTGGTCACCGCCCTGGAGCCGGGGCATCCCAGCCGGCGCCGGCTGGAAGCCGTGGTGGCCACCACGGACGGGTTCGTCCTCTCCCAGGAGGACCTCAAGCTGCGCCGCGAAGGGGATATCCTGGGCGCTTCCCAGTCCGGCGGACGTTCAACCCTGAAACTCCTGCGCGTGCTTGAGCACGAAGACGTCATCGCCCGGGCCAGGGAAGACGCCCAGCACATCGTCGGCGGGGACCCGCTGCTGGCAGGCCACCCCGAACTCGCCGATGCCATCGAGAAGTACCTCAACCCCGAGAAGGAGGCGTTCCTTGAACGCGGTTAGCAAGGCAGGCCCCCAGGGCGCGGGCGGACGGCGGAAGCCTCGATGACCCGGATTATCTCCGGCGCCGCGGGTGGTACGCCGCTGAACGCGGTCCCGGGTTCCTTGACCCGGCCCACCACCGACCGCGTCAAGGAAGCGCTGTTCTCCCGGCTCGACGCTTTCGACGTGATCTCCGGCGCCAGGGTGCTGGACCTGTACGCGGGCTCCGGTTCCCTGGGCGTGGAAAGCGCCAGCAGGGGAGCGCAGGCCGTGGACCTGGTGGAGTCGGACGCCAAGGCGAGTGCAGTGTGCCAGCGCAATGCGGACCTTATCGACGGCGTTCTTGGCCGCAAGACCGTCAGTGTGCACCGTTCCAAGGTGGAGCCTTTCCTTGACCGCACGCCGGGCACCGCTGCATGGGACCTGGTGTTCCTGGATCCGCCCTATCCGCTGGATGAAGGGGCATTGGCCGCGGTGCTCCAGAAACTCGCCGGCCACCTGGCAGCAGGGGCCGTGGTGGTGGTGGAGCGGTCCTCGCGTTCTCCGGAGCCGGAGTGGCCCGACGGGCTGGCACGGTTCGCGGACAAGAAGTACGGCGAGACCCGGTTGTGGTTCGCCGAGCCGGCCGTGCCCGATGCCATTTCCGCCGCCGACATGCCGGAAGGGAATGAGGGGCAGGGGCCCTAGGCCGAGAAGGGGTCCAGGTCCACTCCCGAGATGACCCGGGCAGGGTGGGGGCCGCGGGCGGCCAGCTCTGTTGTCCACGATTCAGGCCAAGAGCCCTGCGTTCCCGCCAGGATGATGTTTCCCGGGTACCTCGCCTCGAACATTCCCGCTTCCCCGAAGGCCGCGACATCGGCCATGGCCTTCCGCATGGCCGCAACCTGGCTCCTGACCAGCGTGAGGGCAGGCTCGTCGCCCACGTTGACGATCAGCACCCCGCCCGGGCCCAACCGGTCCCGCGCCTCACGGTAGAAATCACTGGACGCGATGTGGGCCGGCGCCTCCGGCCCGGAAAAGATGTCCAGGATGACGACGTCGAAACTGAGTCCCGGGTCCAGCGCGCCAAGTGCCTCCCGGGCGTCGCCGATCATGGTGGTCAGGTCCGTGCCGTCGGGCAGGGGCAGGTGCCGGAGGACAAAGTCCAGCAGCTCGCGTTCCAGCTCTACCGCGTATTGCGGTGAGCCGGGCCGGGTGGCCTGGATGTAGCGTGCAAGGGTCAGCGCACCCGCGCCCAGGTGCAGGGCCCTGACCGGTTCCCCTGCGGGCGCGGCGAGATCCACCAGGTGGCCGATCCTGCGCAGGTATTCGTAGAAGATCTCATGGGGCCTGATGAGGTTGACATGGGACTGTTCCGCTCCGCCGATGGTCAGCACATAGCCGCCGTCGGTGAACGCATCCGGTTCGATCGTGGCGTGCTGGCCGGTGGTGCGCAGGAACCGGCTGGCAGCCCCAGCGGCGCCGCCGGACATCAGAGCCTGCCGCGGAGGGTGGCCAGCCGGGCGGCAGCTTCCTCCAGGACGCCGGCTTTCTTGCAGAAGGCAAAGCGCAGCAGGCTTCGGGTCCGTTCCGCACCCTCGGGGTGGCAGAACACCGGAACCGGGATGGCGGCAACGCCCACCAGTGCCGGCAGGCGCCGGGCGAGGTCCAGGGCATCCGTGATGCCCAGCGGCGCGGTGTCCACGTTGACGAAGTAGGTGCCCCGGGGCGTGAAGACGTCGAAGCCGGCGTCCCGGAGGCCCGCGCTGAGAATGTCCCGTTTCTTCTCCAGGGTGGCCGCGATGCCGTGGAAGAAGGCGTCCGGCTGGCCGAGGCCCATGGCGATTGCCGACTGGAACGGTGTTCCCGAGCTGTACGTGAGGAACTGCTTGACGGTACGTACCGCAGCCACCAGGTCTTCCGGCCCGGTCAGCCAGCCGACCTTCCAACCTGTCAGGGAGAACGTCTTACCGGCAGAGGAGATGGTGATCGTGTTCCCGGCGGCCCCGGGCAGCGTTGCCACCGGGACATGGGCCACCCCGAACGTGAGGTGCTCGTACACCTCGTCAGTGACGATGATGCTGCCATGCTTGGCTGCGAGGTCCACTACCCGCTGCAGGACGGCCCTGGGAAAAACGGCGCCGGTGGGATTGTGCGGATTATTCAGCAGCACCACCCGGGTGCGGTCGCTGAAGGCCGACGCCAATGCGGAGAGGTCAGGCATGAAATCCGGGGCGGCGAGGGGTACGGTCACATGGGTGGCGCCGGTGAGGCCGATGACCGCACCGTAGGAGTCATAGAACGGCTCGAACGTCAGGACCTCGTCGCCGGGCCCCGCGAAAGCCAGCAGCGAGGCCGCGATGCCCTCTGTGGCCCCGGTGGTGATGATGACCTCCGTGGCGGGATCCGGCGTCAATCCGTAGAACCGTTCCTGGTGCGCGGCCACCGCCTCCCGGAGCGCCGGGATGCCCTTGCCGGGTGCGTACTGGTTGGCTCCGGCCGCGATGGCCGCACGGGCCGCCTCCCTGATTTCCAGCGGCCCGTCTTCATCCGGGAAGCCCTGTCCAAGGTTGATGGCCCCGGTCTGGACGGCAAGGGTTGTCATCTCTTCGAAGATGGTGACGCCCAGTCCGCCGTCCGGTGCCAGCAGGTTGGCGCCGAGCGCGGTCCGCTGCCAGGGAGCAGGTGCCAGGGGCGTGGAAAGTTCCCGTGGAGGATGCATCCAGTCATGGTATCCCGGCCTTTCCATGCGGTAGGTTCGGACCATGAGACGCGCTGTGTGCCCCGGTTCCTTCGACCCCATCCACAACGGCCATCTCGAAGTCATTGCCAGGGCCGCCGGCCTTTTTGACGAAGTCATCGTCGCCATCTCCACCAACTACGCCAAGAAGTACATGTTCACCCTGGAAGAGCGGCTGGACATGGCCCGCGAGACGTTGGCCTCGCTCAAGGGCATCGTGGTGGAGCCTGTCGGCGCCGGGCTGCTCGCGGAATACTGCCGCCATCGGGGGGTGTCCGCCATCGTCAAGGGGCTGCGCTCGTCGTCGGACTTCGACTACGAGCTTCCCATGGCAACGATGAACCGGCAGCTCAGCGGGGTGGAAACGGTGTTCCTCCCCGCCGAAGCCAGTTACGTCCATTTGTCGTCCACCCTGATCAAAGAGGTGGCCGCATTGGGCGGCAGTGTCTCGGACTACGTGCCGCGTTCGGTGCACCGCCGCCTGGTTACCGGCGAGCCTGGCCCGGATCAGCAGCCAAGACGGTAGGCTGGATGGGTACTTCGGCGCCGCCCCATGCCGGTTTGAGTCACCATGGCTCTTCAGGCTAAGATGGTACGTCGGTCATATGTTCAACAGGAGTTCTCATTAAAAGAGATGCTGGTTCGCCCCTGGCGTTCGACGTCAAGGACCTCGGGCGCAGCCCGGGAAGCATGCGGACACTGAAGGAACATGTACCCGCACCAGGTGATCTTGGTGTGGCGCTCATTGGCGTTCAGGAAGGCTCGGATGTCGAGCTCGACCTGAGGCTTGAGGCCGTACACGAAGGAATTCTGGTATCAGGAACCGCTGCCGTCGAAGTAACCGGCGAATGCGGCCGATGCCTGGATCCCCTTGCGTATGACCTTGAGGTCAATGTGCAAGAACTTTTCTTCTATGAAGGCATTGAGCTTTCGGACGGAGAAGAAGATGAAGAGCAACGTCGAGTCGAGCACGATGTAATCGATCTTGAACCGGTGTTGCGGGACGCGGTTGTCACCAACCTGCCGTTCCAGCCGGTGTGCCGGGAAGACTGCCAGGGCCTTTGCTCCGAATGCGGAGCTCGCCTGGAAGACGAGCCGGGGCACCACCACGAGGTCCTGGATCCTCGCTGGGCTGCCCTAGCTGATATGGCTAAGCCTGACCGGCAAAATTGATTTGTACGTGTTTGTCTAGAGAGAAATGAGTTAGCCGTGGCTGTTCCCAAGCGGAAAATGTCTCGCTCGAATACCCGCGCCCGCCGCTCGCAGTGGAAGGCGACCGCCCCCCACCTGGTGAAGACCGTTGAGAACGGCCAGATCACCTACAGCCTGCCGCACCAGGCAAAGGTCGTTACCGACTCTGCTGGCACCGCGCTGTTCCTTGAGTACAAGGGCCGCAAGGTCGCTGACGTCTAATCGGCCCAACAGGCTGACTGATGTCTTCAACTGAAGAGCTTCTGAAGCGTCTCGGTGTCTCTATTGACGCCGGGACGCTTCGTCTTGCGCTCACCCACCGTTCGTATGCCTACGAGAACGGCGGCATACCCACCAATGAGCGGCTCGAGTTCCTGGGGGACTCCATCCTGGGCTTCTCCGTGACCGATGCCCTGTACCGGGACAACCCGGACCTTCCTGAAGGCGAGCTCGCCAAGCGCCGCTCCGCCGTCGTCAGCACCCGGGCACTGGCCGGCATCGGACGCAGCCTGGGCATCGGGGAATACATCTACCTGGGGCAGGGCGAAAAGCTCACCCACGGGAAGAACAAAGCCTCCATCCTTGCGGACACCATGGAGGCCCTGATCGGCGCCACCTACGTCTCCAACGACATCGAGACCGCGCGCCGGCTGGTCATGCGGCTGATCGGTCCGTTGCTGAAGGATGCCGCCGTCCTGGGCGCCGGAACCGACTGGAAGACCAGCATCCAGGAACTCGCGGCAAGCCGGCAGCTCGGAAGCATCCACTACGCGGTGGACGGCTCCGGCCCGGACCATGCCCGCACGTTCACGGCCGTCCTGAATATCGGCGGCAACGCCTACGGCAGGGGTTCCGGGCACTCCAAGAAAGAAGCCGAACAGGAAGCCGCGGCCGACGCCTGGCGGGTGCTTTCGGGGGCCGAAGCCCAGGAGGCCGCCGGTACGTCCGCCGGCTCCGCAGCCGCCAAGTAGCGTCCGTGCCGGAACTGCCCGAGGTTGAAGTGGTGCGCCGCGGCCTGGTCCGCTGGGTCCGCGGCAGGACCATCCATGGCGTCGATGTCCTTGATCCGCGCTCCATCCGGCGCCATGCGCTCGGGGCCGGGGACTTCATCGGCAACCTCGAAGGCGCCACGGTGTCCGACGTCGTCCGCCGAGGCAAGTTCCTCTGGATGCCGCTGACGGACAACGGCGCTGCCGGACCGGGAGATCAGGAAGCCCACCAGGCGCCGGCCGTGGCACTGATGGCGCATCTGGGAATGAGCGGGCAGCTGCTGATGCAGGGCCCCGGCGTTCCCGATGAGAAGCACCTCAAAGTAAGGCTCCGGCTCAGTCCGCGTGAGGGCATGCCGGACCAGCTGCGTTTCGTTGACCAACGGATCTTCGGCGGCCTCTTTGTTACTGCACTGGTGCCCACGGAGGACGGTGGCCCCGGCGGTCTCGCCGAATCGCCGCTTCCGTTGATCGCGGCGGAAGCAGCCCATATTGCCCGGGACCCGCTGGACCCCGCGTTCTCCTTCGACCTCTTCTACCAGCGCCTCCGGAAACGCAAAACCGGGCTCAAACGGGCTCTCCTGGACCAGGGGCTGGTCTCCGGGATCGGCAACATCTACGCTGACGAAGCCCTGTGGCGCGCAAAACTGCACTATGCGCGTGCCACCGATACGCTCCGCCGCAGCGAAGCCCAGCGTGTCCTGGACAGTTCCCGCGAGGTGATGCTGGACGCCCTGGCGGCCGGGGGCACCAGTTTCGACTCCCTGTATGTCAACGTCAACGGCGCCTCCGGCTACTTCGACAGGTCCCTTAACGCCTACGGGCGCCAGGGCGAGCCCTGCAAACGCTGTGCCGCAGCC
It encodes the following:
- a CDS encoding ATP-dependent DNA helicase RecG: MNAELDLALERRIGKRSAAVIEKHLGITTVDGLLNYFPRRYMSRGELTPISELPLDEDVTLIARVLSSSTRSMQARRGTITDVIVSDDDGQQGLRLVGGRDFRGKVPGTLKISFFNGYKAKTELLQGRRALFSGKVTSFKGQLGLTNPDFQLVDEDPFSDSGQDPEKLAAMPIPVYPATAKLPSWKIQKTIATLLETLDLDALPDPVPAEVSAREGFLPVSEAYRLIHAPESADDWRRARDRLRYHEALVLQSALARRRAQLAAEEATARRPVGDGVLASFDRNLPFALTAGQSAVGKTLAAELARDTPMNRLLQGEVGSGKTVVALRAMLQVIDAGGQSALLAPTEVLAAQHFDSIRRSLGPLSGDGLLGGLAGGNGNSVQVTLLTGSMPTAARRQAMLDAASGTAGIIIGTHALLSDNVSFYDLGLIVVDEQHRFGVEQRDALRAKARKPPHLLVMTATPIPRTVAMTVFGDLETSTLSELPQGRAPITTHLVGLAENPAWAARIWARAREEIDAGRQVYVVCPKIGTDDDGDFSPGEAAPPGAEGEEGRELASVTAVVDHLLAEPSLAGVPLAPLHGRQEPDLKTGTMAGFTANRIKLLVSTTVIEVGVDVHNATLMVILDADRFGISQLHQLRGRVGRGGLPGTCLLVTALEPGHPSRRRLEAVVATTDGFVLSQEDLKLRREGDILGASQSGGRSTLKLLRVLEHEDVIARAREDAQHIVGGDPLLAGHPELADAIEKYLNPEKEAFLERG
- the rsmD gene encoding 16S rRNA (guanine(966)-N(2))-methyltransferase RsmD encodes the protein MTRIISGAAGGTPLNAVPGSLTRPTTDRVKEALFSRLDAFDVISGARVLDLYAGSGSLGVESASRGAQAVDLVESDAKASAVCQRNADLIDGVLGRKTVSVHRSKVEPFLDRTPGTAAWDLVFLDPPYPLDEGALAAVLQKLAGHLAAGAVVVVERSSRSPEPEWPDGLARFADKKYGETRLWFAEPAVPDAISAADMPEGNEGQGP
- a CDS encoding fused MFS/spermidine synthase, with the translated sequence MSGGAAGAASRFLRTTGQHATIEPDAFTDGGYVLTIGGAEQSHVNLIRPHEIFYEYLRRIGHLVDLAAPAGEPVRALHLGAGALTLARYIQATRPGSPQYAVELERELLDFVLRHLPLPDGTDLTTMIGDAREALGALDPGLSFDVVILDIFSGPEAPAHIASSDFYREARDRLGPGGVLIVNVGDEPALTLVRSQVAAMRKAMADVAAFGEAGMFEARYPGNIILAGTQGSWPESWTTELAARGPHPARVISGVDLDPFSA
- a CDS encoding aminotransferase class I/II-fold pyridoxal phosphate-dependent enzyme, producing the protein MHPPRELSTPLAPAPWQRTALGANLLAPDGGLGVTIFEEMTTLAVQTGAINLGQGFPDEDGPLEIREAARAAIAAGANQYAPGKGIPALREAVAAHQERFYGLTPDPATEVIITTGATEGIAASLLAFAGPGDEVLTFEPFYDSYGAVIGLTGATHVTVPLAAPDFMPDLSALASAFSDRTRVVLLNNPHNPTGAVFPRAVLQRVVDLAAKHGSIIVTDEVYEHLTFGVAHVPVATLPGAAGNTITISSAGKTFSLTGWKVGWLTGPEDLVAAVRTVKQFLTYSSGTPFQSAIAMGLGQPDAFFHGIAATLEKKRDILSAGLRDAGFDVFTPRGTYFVNVDTAPLGITDALDLARRLPALVGVAAIPVPVFCHPEGAERTRSLLRFAFCKKAGVLEEAAARLATLRGRL
- the coaD gene encoding pantetheine-phosphate adenylyltransferase; protein product: MRRAVCPGSFDPIHNGHLEVIARAAGLFDEVIVAISTNYAKKYMFTLEERLDMARETLASLKGIVVEPVGAGLLAEYCRHRGVSAIVKGLRSSSDFDYELPMATMNRQLSGVETVFLPAEASYVHLSSTLIKEVAALGGSVSDYVPRSVHRRLVTGEPGPDQQPRR
- a CDS encoding YceD family protein gives rise to the protein MAFDVKDLGRSPGSMRTLKEHVPAPGDLGVALIGVQEGSDVELDLRLEAVHEGILVSGTAAVEVTGECGRCLDPLAYDLEVNVQELFFYEGIELSDGEEDEEQRRVEHDVIDLEPVLRDAVVTNLPFQPVCREDCQGLCSECGARLEDEPGHHHEVLDPRWAALADMAKPDRQN
- the rpmF gene encoding 50S ribosomal protein L32; translated protein: MAVPKRKMSRSNTRARRSQWKATAPHLVKTVENGQITYSLPHQAKVVTDSAGTALFLEYKGRKVADV
- the rnc gene encoding ribonuclease III, coding for MSSTEELLKRLGVSIDAGTLRLALTHRSYAYENGGIPTNERLEFLGDSILGFSVTDALYRDNPDLPEGELAKRRSAVVSTRALAGIGRSLGIGEYIYLGQGEKLTHGKNKASILADTMEALIGATYVSNDIETARRLVMRLIGPLLKDAAVLGAGTDWKTSIQELAASRQLGSIHYAVDGSGPDHARTFTAVLNIGGNAYGRGSGHSKKEAEQEAAADAWRVLSGAEAQEAAGTSAGSAAAK
- the mutM gene encoding bifunctional DNA-formamidopyrimidine glycosylase/DNA-(apurinic or apyrimidinic site) lyase; translation: MPELPEVEVVRRGLVRWVRGRTIHGVDVLDPRSIRRHALGAGDFIGNLEGATVSDVVRRGKFLWMPLTDNGAAGPGDQEAHQAPAVALMAHLGMSGQLLMQGPGVPDEKHLKVRLRLSPREGMPDQLRFVDQRIFGGLFVTALVPTEDGGPGGLAESPLPLIAAEAAHIARDPLDPAFSFDLFYQRLRKRKTGLKRALLDQGLVSGIGNIYADEALWRAKLHYARATDTLRRSEAQRVLDSSREVMLDALAAGGTSFDSLYVNVNGASGYFDRSLNAYGRQGEPCKRCAAAGIQSIIRREQFMNRSSHTCPVCQPRPRNGRW